In the Rhodothermales bacterium genome, ACCCGACCCGGTCCGTATCGTGGGAGTCGATCAGGTTTTGCATGGCGTACTGCATCGCGCGCGGGTATTCGGCGCGGCGCGCTTCGTGCTGCGCGAGGAAGTCGCTCGCCGGCAGGGTGCCATCCACCAGAAACCCCTTGACGAGAAAGGCGAACCCGTGGTAGTTCATCGTCGCGGAGAAGCCCCCATCCTGCAGAAACCGGCTCGCATCTTCCCACACCTCCGACACCGTGTAGGCCTCGGGATTGATCGAGCGGACGTGCGTGTTCCAGTCGGACCAGAACTTCACCGGCACGTCGGGTGCGACATCGAGGCGCCAGCCATCCACGCCGTCGGACGGGTCGCCGTCGCCGTTGGGATCCATCCAGCGCCGCGTCGCATCGAAGATGTACGCCTTCGGCCCCGGGTGCAGGTCGGTGCCGTCGGGCGTGTCGGCGAACAGGGGGAGGGTCTCGACGCCCCACCATCCTTCATAGTCGAACTCGTTGGCCGGCGTGGCCGGGTCGTCGAAGGCGTTGATGATGTACCAGTCCTTGTACGGCGACTCCTCCTGCCGGGCGACGATGTCGGCAAACGCAAAAAAGTCGCGCCCGGTGTGGTTCCAGACCCCATCGATGACGACACGGATGGAGCGGTCGTGCGCCTGGCGGACCAGCGCGAAGAAGATGCTGTCCGCCGCCGTCATATGCCACGTCGCCGGCTCGCTCGTTTCCTCGGCCATGAGCGCGAAATCGCCGGCCGGATCCGGACCGAAGTAGGGGTCGATGTGATGGTACGTGTTGCCATCGTACTTGTGCATCGACCGGGCATAAAAGAGCGGATTGAAGTAGATGGCGTTGATGCCGAGATCCTTCAGGTAGTCCAGCTTGTCGATCACCCCCTGGAGATCCCCTCCGTAGCGGCGGTGAAACACCCCGTTCTCGTAGAAGTCGGGCCCCATCTCCCGCTCCCAGGGAGCCCGGCTGTACCAGTCGGCCGTCCACGGCGAGATGGCCCAGGACGCCGGCACGACGTCCGGAAACTCGAGCGACGCGCGCGTCGGGTCGTTGGAGGGATCCCCGTTGCGGAAGCGTTCGGGGAAGATCTGATAGAAGACGGCATCGGTCACCCACGCAGGGTCCGCCCCCGTCGCGTTCGGGCCGCCCGGCGATGGCGTCATACAGCCGGGGATCAGGGCGAGCAGGGCGGCACGCACCATGAGGCCGGGAGACAGATTCAGGGAGTGCGTCATAGCAGGATCAGTCGGGAAGCGTGAGGCGCATCACGGGACGTGTTTCCGAACGGCGGGCGCATTCGGTGAAGCCGGCCTCGAGGAAAGTGGACAGAAAGCCCGTCCACGCGAACGCCGGCGGCAGATGGCTGTGCCCCTGCATGACCGGGTATCCTTCCACGATTTTCCCGCCCTGTTCTTTCACGAGCGCGAGCGCCGATCGGAGCAGCGCCAGGGACACATGCCCTCGTCGCCATGCCGGATCGACATAAAAGCAGGAGACGGACCATACCGGCTGGTCGTCCACCGGCTTGAGGATAAAGGACTGGGAGAGCCTCAGCAGGTTGGCGCGCGGCGCGACCGCACACCAGCCAACCGGCGCCCCATCGATGTACGCCAGCACGCCGGGAGGGGGTCCTTCGCGGACCAGGTTTTCAAACGCGCGGCGGTTGCTTTCGCCCTTGCCGGCTTCATAGTCGGCGCGCATGTAACGCCAGTACATGCACCAGCATCCGCCGCACGCGCCGTGCTCGCCAAAGAGTCGTTCCAGGTCAGACCAACGATCCCCCGTGAGCGG is a window encoding:
- a CDS encoding glycoside hydrolase family 13 protein; protein product: MTHSLNLSPGLMVRAALLALIPGCMTPSPGGPNATGADPAWVTDAVFYQIFPERFRNGDPSNDPTRASLEFPDVVPASWAISPWTADWYSRAPWEREMGPDFYENGVFHRRYGGDLQGVIDKLDYLKDLGINAIYFNPLFYARSMHKYDGNTYHHIDPYFGPDPAGDFALMAEETSEPATWHMTAADSIFFALVRQAHDRSIRVVIDGVWNHTGRDFFAFADIVARQEESPYKDWYIINAFDDPATPANEFDYEGWWGVETLPLFADTPDGTDLHPGPKAYIFDATRRWMDPNGDGDPSDGVDGWRLDVAPDVPVKFWSDWNTHVRSINPEAYTVSEVWEDASRFLQDGGFSATMNYHGFAFLVKGFLVDGTLPASDFLAQHEARRAEYPRAMQYAMQNLIDSHDTDRVGSMIVNAKSEYVEAWKNDYDANVSPRSVSWYAVRKPNARERRIQELVALMQMTGIGAPMIYYGTEAGMWGADDPDDRMPMVWQDLTYEPQRLDPLGRDRPVDAVDFDPAIYDFYKQVIALRASHTALRGGTFEPIGAFDNAQSVVFARQDASERLIVAINRSDADQELTVPLGDATSGQRVVFVTAGETDAIRLGGEGGELVIGLPALTGAVVSVR
- a CDS encoding GNAT family N-acetyltransferase, whose translation is MAQSIPPIDITALTFHPLTGDRWSDLERLFGEHGACGGCWCMYWRYMRADYEAGKGESNRRAFENLVREGPPPGVLAYIDGAPVGWCAVAPRANLLRLSQSFILKPVDDQPVWSVSCFYVDPAWRRGHVSLALLRSALALVKEQGGKIVEGYPVMQGHSHLPPAFAWTGFLSTFLEAGFTECARRSETRPVMRLTLPD